GTGGGTTGAGCATGTTTAGTTTGACTCTTAGCTGTTCCACTACTCCCAATTCCTGGTTTCCACAAAAATTTGTATTAAGTCTGTATATCAATTTTTACAAGGAGTTCTGTCGTAGTCAAGATTATCTTAGTTGTTCATTGCAGGTGAATCATGTGGATATGAGAAGGGATCAGTATTGCACTAATATACTAAACTTATTCTTTGTCATGCATCTTATAAGTCTCCATTCTAAACCTATCTAGGAAAAGGAGAAGGCATTGTTATTGCACCCCTTGCAGCTGGTCACCTTTTAGGGGGCACATTTTGGAAGATCACGAAGGATGGAGAGGATGTTATATATGCTGTCGACTTCAATCATCGTAAAGAAAAGTTGTCTTGTGATAGCATAAATTGTTTTAACCATAGAGTGCTTTCTTTTATGGCCATGTTTCTTACTAATCCTTGCTCTTGTTTCATTCAGGCTTTTGAATGGAACTGTTTTAGAGTCTTTTGTGCGCCCTGCTGTTTTGATAACAGATGCATACAATGCTCTGCTGAGTAATCAGCCCCCAAGACGTCAAAAAGACCAGCAGTTGTTAGGTAATGATTACCATCCTGACTATTGCTACAATTGTAAATTTCATTGTCCAGTTTTACACTCTGAAAATCACTCACATTCATTTgctttatataaatattaagcGGATTAACATCCTGTTCTTTTAGttattcttttttcttgaaGTATTTTTAGTCATCTTTAACTTTTGTTCTTGATTGTTAAAAGATAGGATTGCTTTTCTAAAAGATTCTGTTTTCTTTTGCTTTCATATATGATATATCTATATAAATATTACAAGGGCATGTTTTTCTGGACAAACAATTTATATCATTCTTTTTTAGATGCCATACTGAAGACATTGAGAGCAGATGGTAATATATTAGTACCTGTTGATACTGCCGGAAGAGTGCTTGAGCTGCTTTTGATACTGGAACAGGTGAGTCAACCTTATGACAATGCTCTTTTGTTTGAAAATGATCCATTTCTAATGTTTTTTTTGAATAAACCTGCAGTACTGGGAGCACCATCACTTAACTTATCCCATCTTCTTCCTGACATATGTTTCATCGAGCACAGTTGATTATGCAAAGAGTTTTCTTGAGTGGATGAGTGATAAAATAGCCAAGTCCTTTGAAGACTCACGAGATAATGCATTTCTTTTGAAGTAAGATGTTTTTCTTTGGCTTTTAGTTCTTTCTTAGAAAACTTTTACAACTTTGTCAAGGACTTTATGTTGGAATAATACATGTCTAACAGGAGAgctaatttattttatagtgAAATTACACACTAGCTCACTTGGACTTTTCCGTATTGTTAATATCCTGACTTAATTGGGCTGGATGTATTGGGCTTGTGATTTGGTTAGCTTCTGAAGTAGATTTTTTGCCATAAAAAAGCCTAAGGAAGTTGATGATTAATTTATCAATGCTATGTTCTTGTCGTGTTATTCTATGTGAGGTTGCTCATTATAGCCTTTAATTCGTCTGTTGTAACTTTTCATGTTGAATCAAAAAGTACCTGAGATCTCATGATAGTTTTTCATTAAGATGTTATCTGAAAACTTGCAGGCATGTAACACTTCTAATCAGCAAGAGTGAGCTCGAAAAAGTTCCTGATGGCCCAAAGGTTAAGATGACTGAAGAGTTCataaaatcatattttggaAGTGTTTTCTTATTCACAAATTACTTTGTACATTCTGATCAGATAGTCTTAGCATCTATGGCAAGTTTAGAGGTTGGATTTTCTCatgatatttttgttgattGGGCTGCTGACTCAAAGAACCTTGTACTTTTTACCGAGAGAGGCCAGGTTTGCTCTGCACCTTGGGATAACTATTTTGAAATTTATATGTTAAAAGAAAACTGATGACTAATTCTGTGGACTTGTTGAAGTTCAATAATTTTTGTATTCTCATTTATTTATAGCTATATTTATTGTCTCTACTACCTTTTAACCTTATAGATTCTTTAAAACTTTACTTTTGTGGAGAAATTACAAAAGTACTATTGAATATTGATTTTAAAGTAATACTACCTCTCTTGTTTGATTCCTGTTGGTATTTAAAATGATATAATGTTAATATTGTTTTTGTGTATGCTATTTAAGAGGAATTTGGAAAATACAAAGAATGATGATAGTATTTCTCTGCAACTAATCTAGGCTAATGTTTCTTCACTTTGTAGTTTGGCACACTTGCAAGAGTGCTTCAGTCAGATCCTCCTCCAAAAGCTGTTAAAGTTACTATGTCAAAGAGAATCCCCTTGGTTGGAGAAGAGCTTGCTGCCTATGAAGAAGAGCAAAAccgaaaaagaaaagaagaagctcTTAAAGCTACTCTCATCAAGGAAGAGGAATCAAGAGCTACTCTTGGAGCAGAACAAGCTGTGGGTGACCCGATGATTATTGATGCTAAAATCAAACAACCCTCTTCAAATGGTACTCTTAAGCTCTTTTTCACTCTAACTAGTTATGCCTCAACCAAAGAACAGAGCATATTAGTTGATATAGAACTTGACTAATTTGAATAGCCTGTAAAAACAGatgcaaaaatcaaaattcacaaTTTTGGTTTCCACATTTTTTCCCACACTTTGTAAGATAATGGGTCTTAATTCTTGTGCTTGCTTCTAAAGTTTATAGGCCTAAACACACAAGAAAATATACTCATCTCGCTTAAATTTTTACTGAAAAAGTTATTCCATACATCTTCACAGGTGCTGCTTTACAACATGGAGCATTCAAAGATGTATTTATAGACGGATTTGTTTCACCCCCATCTAGTGCTGGCCCCATGTTCCCCTTCTATGAGAATACATTCGAATGGGATGATTTTGGTGAGGTTATTAATCCAGATGATTATACGCGCAACGATGAAGACATGGACCAGGCATCTATGCAGGTAATTTGCGTATATTATGCTTGCATTCTGCCTGCTTATCTCAATTTCTTTTGCGACACCTTTTCCACCATATGATTTGTATAAGCAAAGCGTAAGGAAAGATAAAGCTAGACACTGTGAAAGTATTGATTTAGGAGATGGAGATGTGAGGTGAATCATCAATAGCCCTAGTTATTGGgtttaataaagtaagagggtgttgatgatatatatataacaataaCGGCTTTTCCCGGCTTTAGCCAACATTTGTCATTTGAAATTTGGaactatttgtttgttttttaggTGTGTAGGAGTAATTTTTTCAGTGATACATGTCAGTACTCGTTCTTCCTTTTCAGTTGGTTGAGTCTTTGATGATagatcattattatttttttgaatttggagtTCTGATGGGAATCCCTAGTCAACTCTGTTAAAGATGTGACAACCTCTGTTGTTCAATGTAAGGAACATGTGAATGGCGTTTAATTTCTCTATTTCAGTAAAAAAATTAGGTAGCATTATCCAAAAAATGGAAACAGCATTACAAGAAAATGGAACGACAAAAGTGAATTCCCACTAATTGGATACCAATCAGAACTGAGAACAATATCATCATATTATTAGAAGTTGGTCTCTTCACATTTTATGTGTACTAGTTAAAATTGCATTCCTTGTAAATTTGGATGAGAAATTCATCGTCTCACAATATTAATTTTCTAGGTTGGAGAATTCAATGGGAAGCTTGATGAAGCATCTGCCAGTCTGTTTCTGGATGCAACACCATCAAAAGTAGTATCTTCTGAGCAAACTGTATGTCCAAGCTACCTTCATTAGTTCATTTTCACTGTCTCTGTGGTTGATGCCTCGTGGAACAACCAAGTCAGTGAATTTTCCTATGTTACTGACGAGTCTTAGTACAGGGATTTTCAGCATCCTTTGCTGAACATTACATCTCTACTCCTTTAATGTTGATTGAATGCTGACTTCCGATGCAGGTTTATGTCAAGTGCTCATTGGTCTACATGGACTTTGAAGGCCGTTCAGATGGCGGTTCAATAAAAAAGATTCTTAGCCATGTATCTCCATTGAAGCTTGTAAGCAACCTTTTATACCAGTGTCATCTTTTAAATATGTTAGTAAATCTAACATCCCATGATCCCACGTTCATGGAAGCAATTAGTTTTATCTCAACTTTCTACATACAAATCATATGGTTCACTCTGGTTACTTACCACCACCTGTGGTGTCAGTATAGTGTGCAAATTCCGGCTTTTTGCCACTATTGATTTCTTTTGGGAAGTATTCATGCGCCACAATGATAAGCTAAGGCATGTGAGATTCATTTGGCTGCTTTAAATTATAAGAGAAGCAGCTCCAAGTTACATCAAATAGACCTTACTTTTCCAAGGAGCTTGAAATGATGTTTGCGATGCTCAAGAGATTCTGGAAGTCACAAGCATTACTAATTCTAGACTATTAAGGAAGCCTGTTGGGATATATGATCTATCTCTTTCCAATCCATTTATcaacttatttttatataaaactcAATTTCTCTGGTACTAAATATTATACTTTAGTGGGCTCTAATGTTGATTGGCTATTTACTGCATCTTTGTTTTGCCGCCTTGAAGGTCCTGGTGCATGGGTCTGCCGAAGCCACTGAGCATTTAAAGGAACATTGTTTGAAAAATGTGTGTCCATATGTATTTGCTCCTCAAATTGAAGAATCTATTGATGTCACTTCAGATTTGTGTGCTTATAAAGTAAGTTCATTCATGAAGCAAACCTCACAAGTTTTTACTAAATCGACTTTCCAACCCTCAGCTTTGTAATCTGGAAGCCGTTGTTAATTAACTTGTGTAACAGGTTCAACTTTCTGAGAAATTGATGAGCAATGTCCTGTTTAAGAAGGTAAtcatagtatatattttaactGTATCAATATTTATCTTTGAATACGAATACCTGTCATGCTGTCCTAATTTTGGGGATGTTTACCACCTAATATACTTTGTTAATCCCATATTTTTAATCCCATATTTTGTTCGCCTACTCATGTTTGAGCTAGTGGCCTTGTATTCCTCTTGTGAGTCCGTCAGGCAATTGGTAGTATTCTCCCTACTTGCTTCTGATATGTGAGTTTCTTGTTGTAGCTTGGAGATTTCGAAGTAGCATGGGTTGATGCTGAAGTAGGGAAGGCAGAAAATGGCACACTGTCTTTGCTTCCTCTTTCCACCCATCCACCACCACATAAGACGGTCTTGGTAGGGGACATCAAGATGGCAGATTTCAAGCAATTTCTTGCTAGCCAAGGGATTCAGGTACTGCAATCTTCTCTCTTTCCTCATATGCAAATGCACTTCCATCATTTACACCGGCGTTCTCTTCTTCGTTGTGCATTTTCCACTGCCTGTGACGCATTGATGGAGTTCGTAAATATTAGAGATAGTTTGGTCCCATGCTGAGAATCACTACTTGCATATTACACTAAATCCAGAATCAGAAACctgtattttcattctctatcTGAGATGCAACTTCTGGTATCCAGGTGGAGTTTGCCGGTGGAGCATTGCGTTGTGGTGAGCATGTGACCCTTCGAAAAGTTGGAGACTCGAGCCAAAAGGTTGGTATCTTCTGACTTTAACTCAAGGCTTGGTTGCCTGACTTTAGCTCCTATTTCTGAATGCGGGGACGGTTTGTTGTAGGGTGGCGGTAATATCCAGCACATCATACTCGAAGGTCCGTTGTCGGAGGAGTATTATAAAATTCGCGATCACCTGTATTCACAATTTTATGCCCTTTAGATCATAATCCATCACATCACTCTGTAGGAAACGCCACACATCCTTGTAAACTCTCTGTACCATTAGGCATGCCTCTGTTGTAGCAACTTTTTTCAATCTATGACCAAGCGTAGTTATTGTTATTTCacttttcttttcaaatttgTGTTGGCAGATCTTATTTACTAGGGCGAGAttgagaaaattttgaaatttaaatagTTAGACAGGTAAATATGGAATTGGTTAAGCCTATAATGCATCTAGAAAAAAGATTAGAAGTTGAGTGTTACGAGGAAATCTTcttaaaaattaatactccttcaATTTATAAATAATCGTAGACAATATTGGCCGGGCCCGAGGCACAGGCTCTGATTGTGGATTGGGCCGGCAATGCAGATTGCAGACCTTAGACAATATTGGGCTAGGCCCAAGGCATGGGCACAGATCGCCTGGGGGAGTGATTTGGGCTGCCAAAGTTGATTGCAGAGCGGTCTAGGCCACATGGAATCGGCCAATATGGGAGTGCCATGTGGCACTTACGTGAATAATACTCTATGTCCCATTAAAATtgaaacgttttctaaaatgaaGACAACTCTATCTTTACTTTttatatctcttattttattctcttttcattaactcacaaaacaatagtacataaaatctcatgccgatTCCCAAATGTAGCATATTTaataggacggagagagtatatgtATGACTCGAACTTGagttgtgacttgtgagtgTCGTAATAGTTCACGAGATTTTGATATCACAGTTGTATATAATCTTAATAACTCTAGCAAACTATATATGCTCAAACAAATAACGAAAGTGACTGTCAATTCTAATAAAAACCACAACTCCATCATTACAGTATGTAAcagtcaaaataaataaataagtttatcaTGAGTGTATAATAGAGATTATATAGGTAACAACCATAAAAAGTCTTAAATTAAAATCCCCACACTCTAAATCACTTGCATTTCACATAACCATCATATTCTGTTATGGACTCATTTTCAATATTAATTTCCTAGTCCACATCATTTGGCTATAATCATACTCTTATTACTGCTGTCACCCCTCTAACTAATTTTGCAATTCCACCCTTCAACACAAAGTAAATACCAACTAAGCCCAGTATTTTCCCTTAATTCGTGATCGTCGTTATCCTTATCTAATTCCTTCTTATCTCTTGGACCATTTCATCGAATTTCTATGATTTGAAAAGTTGATTACAATTTACTCTAATAAtcacttaaataaaaaaatctaattgCTCGggcttttatataataattttataataaagtgGAAATGAAATAAGTTGAGgtgaaatgaaaaataatgaaaaatgataaaatgtgacATGTATTAAAATGAGGCTGAAAACCGGAAGCAGCAGCTCGGTTTTGTGTTATCAAGAAGTCGTAAACTTTCCAAATATACTCTTGTCTCTCTCTCTGTCAAACTGATCAAAAGAGATTATTCACATTACGTTTCCATCATTGCTTTCTTTGTTCCTTTCCACTTGCACCTTCTTCTAAAGCAGGTAGGACCAAATCCATCCTCTACACaacgcctctctctctctctcacgcaCACAGATACATACAATTTCGGTCTCTATATATAAATGAAGATACTAACAGCTCAGGAAGATGAACGCGTTTGCCTTTGTGTTACCGCTGCTGCTACTGTTGCTAACGTGGATCAGCGGCGCCTGAAGATGACTCTCGTCCAGAACGCTTCGTCGATCTCTCTCACACATCGTGATTGATCCGATCTCGCAGTTAACAATTTATTACTGATTTGGAAAAAAATCGTTTAGAT
This sequence is a window from Salvia splendens isolate huo1 chromosome 5, SspV2, whole genome shotgun sequence. Protein-coding genes within it:
- the LOC121802454 gene encoding cleavage and polyadenylation specificity factor subunit 2-like; this translates as MGTSVQVKPLCGVYNENPLSYLVSIDGFNFLVDCGWNDQFDTSLLEPLSRVASSVDAVLLSHPDTLHLGALPYAMKQFGISAPVFATEPVYRLGLLTMYDHYLSRKQVSEFDLFTLDDIDSAFQNIIRLTYSQNYYVSGKGEGIVIAPLAAGHLLGGTFWKITKDGEDVIYAVDFNHRKEKLLNGTVLESFVRPAVLITDAYNALLSNQPPRRQKDQQLLDAILKTLRADGNILVPVDTAGRVLELLLILEQYWEHHHLTYPIFFLTYVSSSTVDYAKSFLEWMSDKIAKSFEDSRDNAFLLKHVTLLISKSELEKVPDGPKIVLASMASLEVGFSHDIFVDWAADSKNLVLFTERGQFGTLARVLQSDPPPKAVKVTMSKRIPLVGEELAAYEEEQNRKRKEEALKATLIKEEESRATLGAEQAVGDPMIIDAKIKQPSSNGAALQHGAFKDVFIDGFVSPPSSAGPMFPFYENTFEWDDFGEVINPDDYTRNDEDMDQASMQVGEFNGKLDEASASLFLDATPSKVVSSEQTVYVKCSLVYMDFEGRSDGGSIKKILSHVSPLKLVLVHGSAEATEHLKEHCLKNVCPYVFAPQIEESIDVTSDLCAYKVQLSEKLMSNVLFKKLGDFEVAWVDAEVGKAENGTLSLLPLSTHPPPHKTVLVGDIKMADFKQFLASQGIQVEFAGGALRCGEHVTLRKVGDSSQKGGGNIQHIILEGPLSEEYYKIRDHLYSQFYAL